The following coding sequences lie in one Glycine max cultivar Williams 82 chromosome 19, Glycine_max_v4.0, whole genome shotgun sequence genomic window:
- the LOC121174207 gene encoding uncharacterized protein, translating into MALFSQMQSQMQSHGLALSSEPLVGPSGPQVSTTGSCVDLSRNDPQIGDSDRCGLYIEADPARLVALGRVYEGSTVVHNTPLLPDQVKVGVEEVIDADAPVPVPIHEVSLVGQAIQTFLAWPTHLIKSLSQQELMKHWA; encoded by the exons atggcattgtttagccagatgcagtcccagatgcaatctcaTGGACTTGCACTGTCTTccgagcctctggttggtccctcaggtccTCAAGTAAGCACAacggggagttgtgttgatctcTCAAGAAACGATCCTCAGATAGGTGACTCAgataggtgcggcttgtacatcgaagcagatcctgcccgtCTGGTTGccctggggagagtttatgagggatccactgttgttcataacactcctttgttgcctgacCAAGTAAAGGtaggtgtggaggaggttatagatgcagatgctccagttcctgtacccattcatgaggtttccttagtggggcaggcaattcaaaccttccttgcttggccgacacatctgatAAAGTCTTTATCACAACAA gaattaatgaagcattgggcttga